In a genomic window of Salmo trutta chromosome 32, fSalTru1.1, whole genome shotgun sequence:
- the LOC115171876 gene encoding zinc finger protein 664-like isoform X2, protein MYNTSCGHQDRAIPSPSTLPESPCHNSPGSTLLLGLERVSVRLVDCRKTAGQSGTVREGHEGDLISSRDSTNHSLSWRGLSSGDPQPHVADETEKNLYRSEHLKKHQQRRIGKKPHHCCSDCGKSFTSLSDFIIHQWIHTGEKPYCCSQCGKSFAASNTLKSHLRIHTGEKPYPCLDCGKSFSYLGALNIHKLTHTGNKSYSCEQCGKGFSQSQPQNSHQRTHTGEKPYSCDQCGKNFALASSLTRHHRTHTGERPHVCLCGKSFALASTLTTHQLTHTGEKPYSCDQCGKSFAIASSLTRHHRTHTREKPFTCVKCGKSFSQSGTLNSHQRTHTGEKPYRCVQCGKSFAQSVHLNIHQRKHTGEKPFSCDQCGKSFVVSEKLTIHQRIHTGEKPYSCGQCGKSFSQSGTLNSHQRTHTGVKPYVCLCGKSFAYLGQMKKHQKTKTCCISSPCYLSPVPDPKIKDQYKISSEQSYPSPIVEQLI, encoded by the exons ATGTACAATACTTCCTGTGGTCACCAGGACAGAGCTATCCCGTCCCCCTCCACTCTGCCGGAGTCCCCGTGTCACAACTCTCCTGGTAGCACCTTACTGCTGGGTCTGGAGAGGGTGTCAGTGCGGCTGGTCGACTGCAGGAAAACAGCAGGGCAGAGTGGAACTGTGAGAGAAGGACACGAGGGAGATTTGATTTCATCAA GGGACAGCACTAACCATTCTCTCAGTTGGAGGGGCTTGTCATCTGGGGATCCTCAACCACATGTTGCTGACGAGACAGAGAAGAATCTTTACAGATCAGAACATCTCAAGAAACATCAGCAGAGACGTATAGGGAAGAAACCTCACCACTGCtgttctgactgtgggaagagtttcacaaGCCTGAGTGACTTCATTATTCACCAGTGGATTCATACCGGAGAGAAACCGTACTGCTGCTcacagtgtgggaagagtttcgcTGCTTCTAACACTTTAAAATCTCATCTGAGAattcatacaggagagaaaccttaccccTGCCTTGATTGTGGGAAAAGCTTTTCATATTTGGGAGCCCTAAACATACACAAGctaacacacacaggaaataaaTCGTATAGCTGTGAACAGTGTGGGAAGGGCTTCAGTCAATCACAGCCCCAAAATtcacaccagcgaacacacactggagagaaaccttatagctgtgatcagtgtgggaagaacTTTGCTCTAGCTTCCTCCCTGACTAGACACCatcgaacacacactggagagagacCTCATGTCTGTctatgtgggaagagctttgctcTAGCTTCCACCCTAACTACACACCAgctaacacacactggagagaaaccttatagctgtgatcagtgtgggaagagctttgctATAGCTTCCTCCCTGACTAGACACCATCGAACACACACTAGAGAGAAACCTTTTACTTGTGTtaagtgtgggaagagcttcagccAATCAGGGACCCTAAATtcacaccagcgaacacacactggagagaagccttatagatGTGTTCAGTGTGGCAAGAGCTTTGCTCAATCAGTCCACCTGAAtatacaccagagaaaacacacaggagagaaaccttttagctgtgatcagtgtgggaagagctttgtgGTGTCAGAAAAACTTACTATACACcagcgcatacacacaggagagaagccttatagctgtggtcagtgtgggaagagcttcagtcAATCAGGGACCCTGAATtcacaccagcgaacacacactggagTGAAACCCTATGTTTGTctatgtgggaagagctttgcttATTTAGGGCAAATGAAAAAACACCAGAAAACAAAAACGTGCTGTATTTCCTCTCCCTGCTATCTGTCACCGGTTCCAGATCCCAAAATAAAGGATCAGTATAAAATATCTAGTGAACAGTCATATCCATCTCCTATTGTCGAACAGTTGATTTAG
- the LOC115171876 gene encoding zinc finger protein 664-like isoform X1: MYNTSCGHQDRAIPSPSTLPESPCHNSPGSTLLLGLERVSVRLVDCRKTAGQSGTVREGHEGDLISSSKNNGDSTNHSLSWRGLSSGDPQPHVADETEKNLYRSEHLKKHQQRRIGKKPHHCCSDCGKSFTSLSDFIIHQWIHTGEKPYCCSQCGKSFAASNTLKSHLRIHTGEKPYPCLDCGKSFSYLGALNIHKLTHTGNKSYSCEQCGKGFSQSQPQNSHQRTHTGEKPYSCDQCGKNFALASSLTRHHRTHTGERPHVCLCGKSFALASTLTTHQLTHTGEKPYSCDQCGKSFAIASSLTRHHRTHTREKPFTCVKCGKSFSQSGTLNSHQRTHTGEKPYRCVQCGKSFAQSVHLNIHQRKHTGEKPFSCDQCGKSFVVSEKLTIHQRIHTGEKPYSCGQCGKSFSQSGTLNSHQRTHTGVKPYVCLCGKSFAYLGQMKKHQKTKTCCISSPCYLSPVPDPKIKDQYKISSEQSYPSPIVEQLI, encoded by the exons ATGTACAATACTTCCTGTGGTCACCAGGACAGAGCTATCCCGTCCCCCTCCACTCTGCCGGAGTCCCCGTGTCACAACTCTCCTGGTAGCACCTTACTGCTGGGTCTGGAGAGGGTGTCAGTGCGGCTGGTCGACTGCAGGAAAACAGCAGGGCAGAGTGGAACTGTGAGAGAAGGACACGAGGGAGATTTGATTTCATCAAGTAAGaacaatg GGGACAGCACTAACCATTCTCTCAGTTGGAGGGGCTTGTCATCTGGGGATCCTCAACCACATGTTGCTGACGAGACAGAGAAGAATCTTTACAGATCAGAACATCTCAAGAAACATCAGCAGAGACGTATAGGGAAGAAACCTCACCACTGCtgttctgactgtgggaagagtttcacaaGCCTGAGTGACTTCATTATTCACCAGTGGATTCATACCGGAGAGAAACCGTACTGCTGCTcacagtgtgggaagagtttcgcTGCTTCTAACACTTTAAAATCTCATCTGAGAattcatacaggagagaaaccttaccccTGCCTTGATTGTGGGAAAAGCTTTTCATATTTGGGAGCCCTAAACATACACAAGctaacacacacaggaaataaaTCGTATAGCTGTGAACAGTGTGGGAAGGGCTTCAGTCAATCACAGCCCCAAAATtcacaccagcgaacacacactggagagaaaccttatagctgtgatcagtgtgggaagaacTTTGCTCTAGCTTCCTCCCTGACTAGACACCatcgaacacacactggagagagacCTCATGTCTGTctatgtgggaagagctttgctcTAGCTTCCACCCTAACTACACACCAgctaacacacactggagagaaaccttatagctgtgatcagtgtgggaagagctttgctATAGCTTCCTCCCTGACTAGACACCATCGAACACACACTAGAGAGAAACCTTTTACTTGTGTtaagtgtgggaagagcttcagccAATCAGGGACCCTAAATtcacaccagcgaacacacactggagagaagccttatagatGTGTTCAGTGTGGCAAGAGCTTTGCTCAATCAGTCCACCTGAAtatacaccagagaaaacacacaggagagaaaccttttagctgtgatcagtgtgggaagagctttgtgGTGTCAGAAAAACTTACTATACACcagcgcatacacacaggagagaagccttatagctgtggtcagtgtgggaagagcttcagtcAATCAGGGACCCTGAATtcacaccagcgaacacacactggagTGAAACCCTATGTTTGTctatgtgggaagagctttgcttATTTAGGGCAAATGAAAAAACACCAGAAAACAAAAACGTGCTGTATTTCCTCTCCCTGCTATCTGTCACCGGTTCCAGATCCCAAAATAAAGGATCAGTATAAAATATCTAGTGAACAGTCATATCCATCTCCTATTGTCGAACAGTTGATTTAG